A single genomic interval of Antechinus flavipes isolate AdamAnt ecotype Samford, QLD, Australia chromosome 1, AdamAnt_v2, whole genome shotgun sequence harbors:
- the LOC127545692 gene encoding uncharacterized protein LOC127545692 gives MASRQAMSSLLGGPGVFLLFLALGCTAVAGTQLCTTESVDEATICSLVQSISKEEVRIVFSGNHYPCQLTFAQYACIPRSWLQVWNKDFLTLLYPCLMASGPPSALDPAYSILLFSKIDLPVLETALKKFSQQSSSQTVLSDQWAAVLFNGLWMRLGPAFQARETQATRSQLLSWLQPFLLHPVAFDCLTAQNTSCQTFHNLISALNDIYSSLEVEKQRKIFEGMESFLLQEDSGSHCQDEAVPGLNSSSWLANYLGFFLERATIEELKRLVDEPKLQILARDPAALHLVSQLHLMPDLARFYTTLLTSPPSLTSSA, from the exons GCTGCACCGCAGTTGCAGGAACCCAACTG TGTACCACAGAATCTGTTGATG AAGCCACTATCTGTTCCTTGGTGCAGAG CATCAGTAAAGAGGAAGTCAGGATAGTCTTCAGTGGGAACCATTACCCCTGCCAGCTGACGTTTGCCCAGTATGCCTGCATTCCG AGGTCATGGCTCCAGGTCTGGAACAAAGATTTTCTGACCCTCCTATATCCTTGCCTTATGGCCAGTGGCCCCCCCAGTGCCCTGGACCCTGCGTACTCCATCCTGCTCTTCTCCAAAATTGACCTCCCTGTTCTTGAGACTGCGTTGAAGAAATTTTCCcagcag TCATCCTCTCAAACAGTTCTCTCAGACCAGTGGGCAGCAGTATTGTTCAATGGCCTGTGGATGAGACTGGGGCCAGCTTTCCAGGCCAGGGAAACCCAGGCCACACGGTCCCAGTTGCTGTCCTGGCTCCAGCCTTTCCTCCTGCACCCTGTAGCCTTTGACTGTCTCACTGCCCAAAACACATCCTGCCAGACTTTCCACAACCT CATATCAGCCCTGAATGACATCTACTCAAGCCTGGAAGTGGAGAAGCAGAGGAAGATTTTTGAAGGCATGGAGTCCTTCCTTCTGCAGGAGG ACTCTGGGTCCCACTGCCAGGATGAGGCTGTACCAGGCCTAAATTCATCATCCTGGTTGGCCAATTATCTGGGCTTCTTCCTGGAACGCGCCACTATAGAGGAACTCAAGAGATTGGTAGATGAACCCAAG CTCCAGATATTGGCAAGAGACCCTGCTGCCCTCCACCTGGTCAGCCAGCTCCACCTGATGCCAGACCTAGCCAGGTTTTACACAACTTTACTCACCTCCCCACCTAGTTTAACCTCCTCAG CTTGA
- the LOC127543238 gene encoding mesothelin-like gives MAALPTLAQVKGWSIGQARALIQKLLDSGYEVLSAQSLAALGSLVAGLSSTLLQSLPPDVVLEAVKEPEFAQHLTHISATLKTAFVEQLALAVPSPTALVRAVPDTLTSGIPNAMLAFGSGDHPRLDDLNSQKWTRVQAAMFFDEVVKNVSDFNSLSPYILHGFTCASASSLNVEQVRQLAMIMKRKNVTLEAEQLSCLAKKVTEDGIPEDLDKYPRDIVLFLSFSAYTKTRDCKHFFIRVGESNLDILQKDSPLRSKLLSEALTCLGISGTHISKEDIRILGQLACDLDGRYINSSAEVLLPRLEQCGGPFSLDQKKAANLALHSGASPYGPPSRWSVSTLNALQGLLPVFDRRIIQNIPQNVVTSWLNHALLDPSWPRQNLRVFIQNVPSSRYRRAAAQCPEEITEINEALVIFSETELRNCLNASLLAANLDKIKTLPFTYEQERVFKSKLDEIYPNGYSEFVINNLGSLFKLVTPEDIKKWNITSVESLDTLLKASSENDDLAMIVINRYIQGGSPLNATALNVIGSKYFCRLTEEQLNSIQPSALRMANQLNPSACSQSQKNILYPKAKIAFQDKSFSKYYKRIQPYLGGASTEDLKDLSQKNINMDMETFKKLQEEAILPLTPEEVRGLLGQNIMGLKAEEKNSPVREWIIKQRQESLNALGIGLTGGIPNGYIIINLGNKN, from the exons ATGGCTGCCCTGCCCACCCTGGCCCAGGTGAAGGGCTGGAGCATCGGGCAGGCCCGGGCCCTCATTCAAAAGCTCTTGGACTCTGGCTATGAG GTGTTAAGTGCCCAGAGTCTAGCAGCTCTGGGAAGCCTGGTGGCGGGTCTCAGTAGTACTTTGCTCCAGAGCCTGCCCCCCGACGTGGTCCTGGAAGCTGTGAAAGAACCAGAATTTGCTCAGCATCTTACCCATATCTCAGCCACGCTGAAAACTGCATTTGTGGAACAG CTGGCCCTGGCCGTCCCGAGTCCCACTGCCCTGGTACGGGCTGTGCCGGACACACTCACCAGTGGAATACCCAATGCAATGCTGGCCTTCGGCTCTGGTGACCACCCCAGATTGGATGACCTCAACAGCCAAAAATGGACCCGAGTACAG GCAGCCATGTTTTTTGATGAAGTGGTAAAGAACGTGTCTGACTTTAATAG cCTCTCCCCCTATATTTTACACGGTTTCACATGTGCATCAGCCTCTAGCTTGAATGTGGAGCAAGTCCGACAGCTAGCCATGATCATGAAAAGGAAGAATGTCACATTGGAAGCAGAGCAG TTGAGCTGTTTGGCCAAGAAAGTCACTGAAGATGGAATTCCTGAGGACCTGGATAAGTACCCCAGGGACATAGTGCTATTTCTAAG TTTTTCTGCCTATACAAAGACTAGAGACTGCAAACATTTCTTCATTCGGGTGGGAGAGTCTAACTTGGATATTCTCCAGAAGGATTCACCCCTGAGATCAAAACTGCTTTCGGAGGCTCTGACTTGTCTG GGCATTTCGGGCACACACATCAGCAAGGAAGACATTCGTATCCTGGGACAGTTGGCCTGTGACCTGGATGGACGCTATATAAACAGCTCTGCAGAAGTGCTATTGCCTCGGTTGGAGCAGTGTGGGGGCCCCTTCAGTCTTGATCAGAAGAAGGCCGCCAACCTGGCCCTACACTCTGGTGCTTCTCCCTATGG CCCCCCCTCCAGATGGTCAGTATCTACCCTGAATGCTCTTCAGGGGCTACTGCCAGTTTTTGACAGGCGCATCATCCAGAACATCCCTCAG AATGTTGTAACCTCCTGGCTGAACCATGCCCTCTTGGATCCCTCCTGGCCCCGGCAGAATCTGAGAGTCTTCATCCAAAACGTTCCATCTTCTCGATATAGGCGGGCTGCTG CTCAGTGCCCAGAAGAGATCACAGAGATAAATGAAGCACTAGTGATTTTCTCAGAGACGGAGCTGCGGAACTGTCTAAATGCATCTTTGCTGGCAGCCAACCTGGACAAAATAAAGACTCTCCCCTTCACCTATGAACAGGAAAGGGTCTTCAAGAGCAAACTGGATGAG ATCTACCCAAATGGGTACTCTGAGTTTGTGATCAATAATCTTGGCAGCCTTTTTAAGCTGGTTACCCCTGAAGATATCAAGAAGTGGAATATAACCTCCGTGGAGTCTCTGGATACCTTGCTCAAAGCCAGCTCTGAAAATGATGATTTG GCTATGATAGTGATTAATCGCTATATCCAGGGGGGGAGCCCCCTCAATGCCACCGCCTTGAACGTGATCGGTTCCAAATATTTCTGCCGTCTGACCGAAGAGCAGCTCAATTCCATACAGCCTTCTGCCCTCAG AATGGCCAACCAATTGAATCCATCTGCCTGTTCCCAGTCACAGAAGAATATCCTCTATCCAAAGGCCAAGATTGCCTTCCAAGACAAATCATTCTCAAAATACTATAAGCGAATCCAACCTTATCTAG gtgGAGCCTCCACAGAGGATCTTAAAGATCTCAGCCAAAAGAATATTAACATGGACATGGAAACATTTAAGAAACTACAAGAAGAGGCCATCTTG CCACTGACTCCAGAAGAGGTACGAGGACTTCTGGGACAAAACATAATGGGACTGAAGGCTGAGGAGAAAAACTCTCCAGTCCGGGAATGGATCATCAAGCAGCGTCAGGAGAGCCTGAATGCCTTAGGCATTGGGCTCACTGGGGGGATCCCTAATGGTTACATCATCATCAACCTTGGGAACAAAAATTAG